In Setaria italica strain Yugu1 chromosome IX, Setaria_italica_v2.0, whole genome shotgun sequence, the genomic stretch CATCTTTAGGTTCCTCTAAAGATACCGTGTCCCCTTTAGCCTGACGGGCTCGGAACGGCACTACGCAATACATCTCATCATCACCACAGGGAGGAACTTCTGCTGAGACCTTGCCTGAGTGGACATTCGATTCCCTACTGAACTCGATCTTGCCATTGTTCACCGCGAAGACAGCACACTTTGCAGGCAGCTTCTTTGCACAATACTTTGCAACTGAATGAGGGGACCTGAAGAATACAAAGCACTGGTTAAAATAGTGGAGGTAAGCATAGAGTGAAAGCAGCTTAGAGCTTCCATAGTGGAGAGGCACTGAGCTTCCAACGCTGATGGCACTTACAACATTGCACGCCTCTTCTTAGCGAGGCCGAGGACAAGCGCGGAGGCCTCAAACAGTCTGGCTTCACGAACTAGCGCCTTGCGAACCGACGAGTCCTTGCAAATCTTGACCTTCAGATTGATCTGCGCACGAACCAGAATAAATTAGCACCTACTGTTATAACCGAATTAACCACTGCAATGCCTCTGAGTAAGAAATAAGGCCATAAATGAAGTGAAATATTACATCTTTGCAAGATAACCGTAAAAAGTCATAACTGCAAGGTGTGAACAAAATTCAGATGCGCACAAATCAAAGGCGTCCGTGGAGAATCCGATAGGCAAGCGTAATATTGCATTTTTGCCACAAAATACGGAGGAATTTCATCGATCGAACTTCCGGGGAAAAAACAAATCTTTGCAAGTCAGAAACAAAGGGGAAGAATAAGAAATTCAGCAAGACATAAAGAatcgagagagagaaaaaaatgaaaggGGCGAGAAGACTTGTCATGTTGGCAAGGCACTCGCCAGCAACAATCGGATCGAAGATAGCAAGGCAACAGAGAAGCGAGCAGAGAGCAGCGACCTGCTTGAGGTTGCAGAACCCCTCGTAGACGCCGAGCATGGCGTCGaagtcgacggcggcggccgcctcagCCCCGGACGCCACCACGACGTGGACGGCCACGACCCGGTCCCCGGGCGCCGCCGCATTGACGAGCACCCACGTCAGCAGCGCCCGGCTCTCGATGTCCGCGCGCACGCCGACCACCACCGTCCTCccttccgcctccgcctccccctccccctccagcGCCTTCCCCGAGcaccccgcctcctccccctggaccaccgCGGTGTCCATGGCCTCCACTGCCGGCgacccttcctcctcctccgtctgctgctgctgcggctgcggctgcttcCTGGACACCTTCATCTGCGCGCTGCGCCGTCGCTCGTGACTCACGGGGAcggggctgctgcggcggcgcgcgcgaccaTGGGCACGGGGTGGCTGACGGGCGCGTGCTCTTGTGCCTCGGGAGCCGCGGCTGCTCCGTTGGACCGGCCCGCCTTGGCAACCGCCGCgcactgcctcctcctcctcctcgccgcgcgcgccctcttGTTCCCTTGCTCGTCGTTGCCCTCTGGTAGTctggtttctctctctccccgccgcCTGGGAGGTCGCGTTGGTTCGTGCCCGTTGCTGGCTCTGGGCCTGcggtttctctctctctctctctcctccctccctggCTTGCTTTGTCCTGTgtcttctctctctccaaccATTTGGGTTAGTAGGTTGCCAGCAACCGCCGTTTTCACCGTTCCGTTGCGCATTTCGCCTGCCGCCTTTTTTTCCCTCGCTTTTTTTCACAGGAAAACAGAATGGAATTTAATTAtcctttttttatctttttcttgGGCGAGGCAGTTGACAGATGCACGTGGTGAAAAGGCGTGTGGGATTAGCGGGGGGCACGTAgggaaaaaaagggggaaagATTCCGACAGCAGTGAAAGCCCAAAAGTCTTGGATGGCAAGATCTGTGACTGTGCCGGGCAATTATTACTGCCACACCGGCCCTCACTTTTTACCGGATCAGACTGTCTTGATCAGTATCACGGGGCAATTATTAGCCGCTAATCCTTTTCAGGATGCTGCTAATCCAGCAGTTAGCCACTGGTAAATGGTAATCCTCTGCAGCTCTGTCAGGAAATGTCTCTGCTCGTGCCATTATTTTGGTCAAATCTGATGGGTGGGGAGAGACGACTTGAACCCGAAGCTAAAGGCGACGAAAAGGTCGTAGCAGGTCTACGCTGGTCTTCATTTGCCTTCTTTTATTGGATAAGCGTCTGTTGGGAACTGAACAGGAAGGTCACACTCGCTGGTCAGCTCATCCTGGATGCACCTGCAAGTGTTCTAGTAGAAAACAGATTAATCAGGAATTTTGCGCTACTAAATTTTGTTGCCTCTTCGTTTACATCTCttggttttcatttttttaaaaaaaaaatcgaatCTATTGCCAAGGCAATTTTCAATCCAAGACTGAACTTCTAGACACAAAGCTTGTTCCCACGGAAAAGTATTCAGCTCAgctaaaaaaaaaagtcttcGGCTACAGGCCTTTGAAAAAAGCATGGAGAAACTTCCATAAAAAAAAGCATAGAGAAAGAACGAATATTGCAAGCTTGTCTGCTAACAAGTCATACTGGTTGGTGACCCAATTCaaaaccaacaaaaaaaaaaaacagattttTCTACACATGGAGCCCCCGAGGATTATCTACAGGAATAGATTCGATCGATTTGTTGCAAAGTTCCAACCTTGCCTTGACAGCAAAGAGGGCAAATTCCCCCGTCAAGAAACAACAAAAGGAaaactaaacaaaacaaaaggaagacTAAACAAGACCTCCTAGCTTCTAGAGACACAGAGAGAAAGGGATGGTGAGTGGTGACGTAGGAGGCCCATGCTGACCTTAAACAAGCAGGGGCAGGCAGCAAAATGTTAAGGACCACATCGGACCGGACAAACGGGAAGGAGTGCAGGGGATGGTGAAGAAGGCTGCTCAACTGTGGCGTACACGCACGTACAATTAATTACTCGTTGCCCGTGCAACGGTGCCAAGCGTGCTTTAAACTTGCTTACTGGAGCCATCACTGTGCAACTTTGCCTGTAATTTCTGTGCACTGATAACAGGATATAGGAGCAGTAGCATTTTTCAGAAGGTGTACGGCATGTTTACACCGCAGCTACAGTAGTTGGTCTGAAGACTGATTAAGTGCTACTGTATTCGGGATAATTAAGTGCTAACAGCAGTAGTTTTCGATCTCACTTTCACCgcaattattattattattattaatgGAACGGAATATAGATCCAGTATAATGTACTCCTATCTCCAGGTCTGAACACGTGTGCGTATCCGCAAGACTGAGTCGCCTGGTCAGGTCAACATTTGTTTGCTTCGCTGCCGGTTGCTATTGTACCGTGAAAGAtaaagaagaaaagggaaaaaaatcagAGTAACGTCTCAAAACAAACTACTCCTACTGCACTGGTGGTGCACCCGTCCACGTCATCAACCGTAAAAAATAGTGACCTTCCTTTTTACctaaggtcatgtttagttactcccaactcccaactttgacactatgcaaaaagaagattccccatcacatcaaacttgcggtacatgcatggagtactaaatgtagatgaaattaaaaactaattgcacagttttgttgtactttgcgagacgaatcttttgagcctaattagtcaatatttggacaataattcacaaatacaaacgaaacgctacagtgtgctacagtgctgtaacagtaatttggcacctcccaaattccccaactaaacaaggcctaacccTCCCTCATCACCGTTGTGGGTGTGTGGCTGTGGTTGTGGGCGTGGGGttgtggccggcggcgagccaagCAATGCAAAGCCACAACAAGCCCATCTGTCTGCCTGCGGTCTCTTCCTTGCTTTTGGTGGGGAGCGCACGTGAGCGGGAGCCACCTCGgcggtttcttttcttttcttttacagCACACAGAGCACCCATCCGCCTCCCTTCACACCTGACCTGGTGAACGAACGCTCTCTCTTCCCCTTTTCACACGTTGCTGGTGCCGGCAGCTATCACTTGGATCCATCCGATCCTCGCACCAATTTGGACGGCAGATTCCGTAGAACCAAGTGTTGTGTGCCTCTGGAATGGATCACTGAGATCCTCTTCAAGCTTGCACACGGCCTGCCTTTTCCAATCGTCTGAATTTTAACCTCTGTCCGATCGACATGCATGTTTAACCTTACTCAACTACTAGTAGTAGGGTAGTAGCTGTCAGCTACGATTAGAGTAGTGGTAATAAACCGGGGTTAGTGGTAGATGAGGCAAGCATGCCGCAAAGAAAGAAAGCGAAAGGTGAGcgcttttcttttcctttcttgtcCCTTGACAGTTTGCAGTTTCGTTTGCTGCTTCAGATCTTCTGATGCCACCATGCCCGGCCCACTCCTCTCGTCTTCTTTTCAGTGGAGTACAGTTTCAGTGGAGTACAGTCGAACAGATGAAACAAAAGCTAAGCTGGACAGTGACAGACCCTTGGGATTTCACTCAAAAGATGAAATACCTTGGGTACTAATTACTTTCCAGCAAGCAAGCATTATCACTGgagttcttcttctttctctggtCATCGTCAGTGGATTAGGAGCAATCAAAGCTGATGATGATGTGCAAACGCATGACCAGGGCGACTGTTCCTCGTTGACTCGCCCCGATCCATCGTCAAAGTAGCTAGCAAGCTGCCTCGTGCTGACCGGCCGATCTACTTATtagaatggatggagaagaGTATCAGTAGACCCAAACATGCATGACATGCATCTGACAGTCCAGAGCCGGTGTGATTGAATTGAGCAGGCCCAGCCAACAGACACGGTTCAACTTGCCTGCTGACAgattcttcttcatcttctttacaGTGGTTTCCTTGCTACTTTGTCAGAAAGAAACTAGTAGTACAGTCTACCATTTGCTGCAGATGGATCGATGCTCCGTACGCGTGTATGCATCTGCAGAGACAAGTAGTAACATGGCCAGCTCGATGATGTGCAGCCGCTCAATAATTACTGCAGTATCATCATGCAACCAAAattgattatttcaccaagaaCCTAATCACGTCGCCGCACCCTTTCCTTTTTCTGTTAGAATTTATTTATTGTTCATCCATTGTACGTCCAGATGGAGTTGCGGCCGCTGCCTAAAATTGGGGAGGAGTGGCCAAGATGCAGCTCCATGATGAGTCCATTAGTTTCTTGGATCTTTTCTTCAGTTGCACTGTAGCCCATTCAGTGTCTGCGCATCAATATTCCGTTCCATCGGGACGCCCCGGCCGGCCAGCGCATATAGTACGTGATGGGCATCTACATCTATCCCCATCACATCTTTCGTCATCCATCACATCTTGAGAAAAGATACGGCCAAATTGCCATTTCtgtctcctctttcttctttcttttcttcacaaaaccgAATGAACCTACCCTTGCTGTATCCGATCCCCCatgctttcttttcttcttcttttcttgtgcTAGCTAggtagggccttgtttagttggggaatttgggaggtgccaaattactgttacagcactgtagcacactgtagcgtttcgtttgtatttgtgaattattgtccaaatattgactaattaggctcaaaagattcgtctcgcaaagtacaacaaaactgtgcaattagtttttaatttcatctacatttagtactctatgcatgtaccgcaagtttgatgtgatggggaatcttctttttgcatagtgtcaaagttgggagttgggagtaactaaacatggcctaggatGCCTTGTACGATCGAGTAACTTTCTCGCTCTTCTTTGTGAAGCTTCCACACAAGCAAGGAGGAGGGCGGACGGCGATTCGTTTCGCCGTCCTAGTCGATGGCGATCGATGGATGTTGCTGAACCTGCTGCACGCATCAGCGAAGGTTTTGTATCATACATACAAAATTAGATGGATGGATGCAGCTGATTGATGCATGTACTGTACAGTGCTATCGGAATTCGtagccaagccaagccaagcccTACTTCTTCTTCCCCGTCTGTTTCCAGTAGCTGGATAATTAAGAAGCAAGGAAAAGTCACCTGCTCCTAGTCTGAATTTTCGACGGACCGTACCTGTTCGGGAACGAAACGGAGTCGTTTTCGTATCAGCTGAGACCAGATCAATAAGAGTGTGCATGTACTAGTCTTCACCCGTCAGTAAATAAAGATTAGGAGTTGGGTAACTACTGTACATCTCGACCGTTAGGATGTAACGTCTGAGCAGAAAACAAAATAAACGATTGATACCAACTCCGACCGACCTCCAATGCAACATGACAATTTGTGTTGTGTCGATCTGCAACATTATTATTCGACCTCTGCGGTCATGGTCACACAAGCACTGCTAGTATTTTTTGGGGTATTAGGTACGGCGCGCATCGCTACAAACACAAGCTGCTACTCGACAAACATGCAGGCTAATTAACCAACCAGTCTGGCAGCTTTCGATCTAGCTAGCTATTGACAGTCGCCATGCTGTTGGTCAAATAATATTGTTATCGGTGCACGACGATAACGGTGATCTAATTCATGTAGACGCCGAAAGCACCCCCCCACCGTGTCAAGAAAGAAAGATACCTAGGCCGGCTTTTCCACGGGCCCAACATCTTCTCACCACGATGGCAGCCCACCCACCAGCCAGGCGTTCAAGGCTTTCGGCCCGTTGGGTCATGCAGATATGCAGTTGAAGACAAAACGAGCACGTTAGTTTATAGCCGATGGCACGtgccattaatgctttatttatttacaccgcatgattGCATTGAATAATCTGTCTActgtgtttattccaagaacgtcTACTCATAAGTTCAAAAGACTTCGCTGCCGATCAGCTCAGGAATTTAAtatttaccttgtcaattttcaggtcaaattgactgccACGTCTTGCACCACTTACGAGCCAATTTGGAGCTTGCACTAGAGTTAATCAAATCTCCTAAATCCTCCGTGTTATTCGATGCAGAAGCATGAAGTCCAGATTTTACGTAAGCATAACAAACTAGCAATACAGGAGGTAGCGCCTGCCTACCGTATTACATCAGACGAAGATTAGGCAGTGCATGCTGGACGGCTAAATAATGTGCAGTCGGAAAAGAGTTTCCCCTCGTTTGCACTGCAATCCTTCTTCCCAATCTAGCATGCACGCTGTGGGCCTGTGGCCAAACACTTATCCTTCGTTCGCTCTCGTGACGAGCATGCCGGGTCAAAGCTGAAACCGCGCGCGCCCACTCAATCCTCGTATCCCTTCGATCTCTTCGCCTAGCCTTCCCGTACGTCTCTGAGGCAATGCCACACACGAACGCGAcaccctcctcgtcctcgcctcCCTCTTCTCCGCCACGCCCTGTATCGACGATGCCGAACGACGCGCCGTCGCAGTCCATCCACAGCGCAAAGGATGCCCTGGATGCCCTCGCGGGCATCCTTGGCGGCGCGCTCCCAGGCTCCGTCGCCGCGGCCGATGACCCCGCCGCAGCGCTCCTCAATGACCCCGACGTCGCGAGTGCCGTGACGGGGCGCCTCCGCGGGGCCGGATCGGGCGCCGGGAATGACACCCTCTGCCGATGGCTCTACGACGTGTTCCGCGCCAATGTCCCCGAGCTCCAGCTCACGGTGCTGCGCTTCGTGCCCACGCTGGCGGGGGTGTACATGTGCCGCGCCGTGTCCCGGAAGCTGCTAGCCGGGTTTGAGGCCGTGCTCCTCACGCTGTACGCGCACGCCACGGCGcaacgcggcggcgccggtgaggcCGAGACCGTGTCGCTCCCGAACCTAGCGAACTCAAGCCCGTACCACGACGCCAAGGTGCCGCCCAAGGCCAAGCCTGCCAAGCTCGACGTCGCGGTGCTCTCCCCGCCGCTCGAGCCGCACGGCACCATGCGCGCCACGCGGCGCGCCCACATCGTCGGCGCCATCCTCGAGCTCTACCACGGCAAGCTCTCACGCATGCCGCTCTCCTCCAAGATGGACTTGTGCGAGTTCTGCATCGCCTGGGCAGGGACGCACAGCAAGGCGGACGGCGACGATAAGCTGTGCCTCCTGCCGGCCACGGACGCTGCCGCCAATGCGGAGAAATGGCGGCGCGTGCCGCTGCCGTGGGAGCTCTTCCAGCCGGCGGTGCGGATCGTGGCGCACTGCCTGCTGGGCCCGTCGCGCTCCGAGGAGCTGAAGGCGCAGGCCACCCGCACGGCGGAGTGCCTGTACTGGAGGGCCATCGAGACGATGGATGCGCCCGCATTGCTAGCCACCAGGAGCCTTATGAGGCTGTCACAGATGGTGGAGGAGCCAATCCCGGAGCCGTCTTTCTCTGGCGCCATCGAGAACATGGCGGAGCTGGAGGCCATGAGGGCCAACATCCTTAACACGAAGAACTAGTAATTGATCATCACAGGTCCTCTGGGAATACATTGGTTCAGCACGAAGAAGCGAAGAACTGATAACCAACGATCGCACGTAGGGACTAG encodes the following:
- the LOC101777554 gene encoding uncharacterized protein LOC101777554, yielding MPNDAPSQSIHSAKDALDALAGILGGALPGSVAAADDPAAALLNDPDVASAVTGRLRGAGSGAGNDTLCRWLYDVFRANVPELQLTVLRFVPTLAGVYMCRAVSRKLLAGFEAVLLTLYAHATAQRGGAGEAETVSLPNLANSSPYHDAKVPPKAKPAKLDVAVLSPPLEPHGTMRATRRAHIVGAILELYHGKLSRMPLSSKMDLCEFCIAWAGTHSKADGDDKLCLLPATDAAANAEKWRRVPLPWELFQPAVRIVAHCLLGPSRSEELKAQATRTAECLYWRAIETMDAPALLATRSLMRLSQMVEEPIPEPSFSGAIENMAELEAMRANILNTKN